From Achromobacter spanius, a single genomic window includes:
- the catC gene encoding muconolactone Delta-isomerase, with product MLFMVQMQVNLPVDMPAERADKLKADEKALAQQLQRDGKWKSLWRVVGRYANVSIFDVENNDELHTLLSSLPLFPYMDIEVTALARHPSAI from the coding sequence ATGTTGTTCATGGTTCAAATGCAGGTCAATCTGCCCGTCGACATGCCCGCCGAACGCGCGGACAAACTGAAGGCTGACGAAAAGGCCCTGGCGCAGCAGCTGCAGCGCGATGGCAAGTGGAAGAGCCTGTGGCGCGTCGTCGGCCGCTACGCCAACGTCAGCATCTTCGACGTCGAAAACAACGACGAACTGCACACGCTGCTGTCGTCGCTGCCGCTTTTCCCGTACATGGATATCGAAGTCACCGCGCTCGCGCGCCATCCCTCGGCGATCTGA
- a CDS encoding cyclase family protein — protein sequence MQRWKHRPEGSNWGDFGPDDQLGRLNLITEEQVLKGAREIRAGKTFCLSLPLDLPGGNVLNPRRHPPQLSPTRLKDTPYLNFPLKNVNPDALDVLSDDQVLLSMQYSTQWDALAHVGALFDADGDGTPELRYYNGFQAGVDVVGPNDSDHTGCGCNSGGPSAALKLGVENLAQKGMQGRGVLVDLFRHYGPGRTLIGHAELMHVLETDGITVERGDMLVLRTGYAEAVVAMNGTPDPEVLHTYGAALDGTDDALLQWITDSGIAAICADNYAVEAYPAREKTGARPMLPLHHHCLFKLGLPLAELWYLKDLADFLFANGRHHFMLTAPPLRLPHAIGSPVTPIATA from the coding sequence ATGCAACGCTGGAAGCATCGGCCCGAAGGCTCCAACTGGGGCGACTTCGGGCCCGACGACCAACTCGGCCGCCTGAATCTCATCACCGAAGAACAGGTCTTGAAGGGCGCACGCGAGATCCGCGCCGGCAAGACTTTCTGCCTGTCGCTGCCGCTGGACCTGCCCGGCGGCAACGTGCTCAACCCGCGCCGCCATCCGCCGCAACTGAGCCCGACCAGGCTCAAGGACACCCCGTACCTGAACTTCCCGTTGAAGAACGTCAATCCCGACGCGCTCGACGTGCTGAGCGACGACCAGGTGCTGCTGTCGATGCAGTACTCGACGCAATGGGACGCGCTGGCGCACGTCGGCGCGTTGTTTGATGCCGATGGCGACGGCACGCCCGAGCTGCGCTACTACAACGGCTTTCAGGCGGGCGTGGACGTCGTGGGACCCAACGATAGCGACCACACCGGCTGCGGCTGCAACAGCGGCGGCCCGTCCGCCGCGCTGAAACTGGGCGTCGAAAACCTGGCGCAGAAGGGCATGCAGGGCCGCGGCGTGCTGGTCGACCTGTTCCGCCATTACGGCCCGGGCCGCACGCTGATCGGCCATGCCGAACTGATGCACGTGCTGGAAACGGATGGGATCACGGTCGAGCGCGGCGACATGCTGGTGCTGCGCACCGGCTACGCCGAAGCCGTGGTCGCCATGAACGGCACGCCCGACCCCGAAGTGCTGCACACCTACGGCGCCGCGCTGGATGGCACCGACGACGCGCTGCTGCAATGGATCACCGATAGCGGCATCGCCGCCATCTGCGCCGACAACTACGCCGTCGAGGCCTACCCCGCCCGCGAAAAAACCGGCGCGCGTCCCATGCTGCCGCTGCATCACCACTGCCTGTTCAAGCTGGGCCTGCCGCTGGCGGAGCTGTGGTATCTGAAGGATCTGGCGGACTTCCTGTTTGCCAACGGCCGCCACCACTTCATGCTGACGGCGCCCCCGCTGCGCCTGCCCCACGCGATCGGATCGCCGGTCACGCCGATTGCAACGGCGTGA
- a CDS encoding FxLYD domain-containing protein, which translates to MKNLALAALAVLAGLSGAAAAQSLAYGITLGNVQAVRDSTRNVSTITGFLANQSERPVNSVLLTYVLYDAQNREIGRVSEDVVGPFAPGQIKVVKAITPLEFTRVTALDVAAR; encoded by the coding sequence ATGAAGAATCTCGCCCTTGCCGCGCTCGCCGTGCTGGCCGGCCTGTCCGGCGCCGCCGCCGCGCAAAGCCTTGCCTACGGCATCACCCTGGGCAATGTGCAGGCCGTGCGCGACAGCACCCGAAACGTCTCCACGATTACCGGTTTTCTTGCCAACCAGTCCGAGCGCCCCGTCAACAGCGTCCTCCTGACCTACGTCCTGTATGACGCGCAGAACCGCGAGATCGGCCGAGTCAGCGAAGACGTCGTCGGCCCCTTTGCCCCGGGCCAGATCAAGGTGGTCAAGGCCATCACGCCCTTGGAATTCACCCGCGTGACCGCGCTGGACGTGGCCGCCCGGTAG
- a CDS encoding YciI family protein, with product MPYIIETFDKPNHQEMRQQHRAKHLEYLDANKQLLLACGAKLQDDGKDAGGGLYIVDVDTREAAQQFIDADPFAQADLFDRVTITRWRKAYVDGVCHL from the coding sequence ATGCCCTACATCATCGAAACCTTCGACAAGCCCAACCACCAGGAAATGCGCCAGCAGCACCGCGCCAAGCACCTGGAATACCTGGACGCCAACAAGCAGTTGCTGCTGGCGTGCGGCGCCAAGCTGCAGGATGACGGCAAGGATGCGGGCGGCGGGCTGTACATCGTCGATGTCGACACGCGCGAAGCCGCGCAGCAGTTCATCGACGCCGATCCGTTCGCGCAGGCCGACCTGTTCGACCGCGTGACCATCACCCGCTGGCGCAAAGCCTACGTCGACGGCGTCTGCCACCTGTAA
- a CDS encoding PsiF family protein, with translation MLSRTSQLASAILLSACFAGAQAQTPAAPATAKTPTPQQQRMSDCNKSAEGKKGDDRKAFMSSCLKGEEPAKQLTPQQQKMKDCNAKAAEQKLAGDARKTFMSTCLKG, from the coding sequence ATGCTTTCCCGTACCAGTCAGCTGGCTTCGGCCATTCTGTTGTCCGCATGTTTTGCCGGCGCGCAGGCGCAGACCCCCGCCGCTCCCGCAACCGCCAAGACGCCCACGCCGCAGCAGCAGCGCATGTCGGACTGCAACAAGTCCGCCGAGGGCAAGAAGGGCGACGACCGCAAGGCTTTCATGAGCAGTTGCCTGAAAGGCGAGGAACCGGCCAAGCAACTGACGCCGCAGCAGCAGAAGATGAAGGACTGCAATGCCAAGGCCGCGGAACAGAAACTGGCCGGCGACGCGCGCAAGACGTTCATGAGCACCTGCTTGAAGGGGTGA
- the pcaD gene encoding 3-oxoadipate enol-lactonase, giving the protein MAYADLSQARLFYVIDGPADAPVLVLSNSLGTNADMWARQIPELTRHFRVLRYDTRGHGKSSVPEGDYSFEQLGNDVAELLAHLDIKRAHFCGLSMGGPTGLWLALARPELVGKLVLCNTAARIGSAEGWSTRIAAVAEQTLEKMAPTLVERWLTDGYRAAEPGLTQVLIDMLRRTPDAGYAGNCAALRDADFREQVSSITAPTLVISSTHDLAATPAQGQELAAAIPGARYVELNTSHISNWEQPEAFTRAVVDFLTE; this is encoded by the coding sequence ATGGCTTACGCCGATCTCAGCCAGGCACGGCTGTTCTACGTCATCGATGGCCCCGCCGACGCGCCGGTGCTCGTGCTCTCCAACTCGCTGGGCACCAACGCCGACATGTGGGCCCGCCAGATCCCCGAACTGACCCGCCACTTCCGCGTGCTGCGCTACGACACCCGCGGCCACGGCAAGTCGTCGGTTCCCGAAGGCGACTACAGCTTCGAGCAGCTGGGCAACGACGTCGCCGAACTGCTGGCCCACCTGGACATCAAGCGCGCGCACTTCTGCGGCCTGTCGATGGGCGGCCCGACCGGCCTGTGGCTGGCGTTGGCGCGCCCCGAACTGGTCGGCAAGCTGGTCCTGTGCAACACCGCCGCGCGCATCGGCTCGGCCGAAGGCTGGAGCACCCGCATCGCCGCCGTGGCCGAGCAGACGCTTGAAAAGATGGCGCCCACGCTGGTCGAACGCTGGCTCACCGACGGCTACCGCGCCGCCGAGCCGGGCCTGACGCAAGTGCTGATCGACATGCTGCGCCGCACGCCGGATGCCGGTTACGCCGGCAACTGCGCCGCGCTGCGCGACGCCGACTTTCGCGAGCAGGTGTCTTCCATCACGGCCCCCACGCTGGTCATCAGCAGCACGCACGACCTGGCCGCCACGCCCGCGCAAGGCCAGGAACTCGCGGCCGCCATCCCCGGCGCGCGCTATGTCGAATTGAACACCTCCCACATCTCGAACTGGGAGCAACCGGAAGCCTTCACCCGCGCGGTCGTCGACTTCCTGACGGAGTAA